The segment GGCCATCTCGAAGCGATCGACCTTGCCGACCGGGCGCTCTATACCGCCAAGCGCGGTGGCCGCAACCGTTCCGTGGTGCACGGCCCCGGAGCGGAACTGGCGGCGATAGCCTAGTCGGCGGAACGCTTGGGGAAAAGTCGCGGACGGGAGTCCGCGGGACGACTTTTCCAGGCAACGTACAGCGCTTCGAACCGCTCCCTGGCCCACGGCGTGCGCCGCAGAAACGCCAGACTCGACTTCACCGATGGATCCACCCGGAAACAGCGAACATCCAGCCTCGCCGCCAGGCCTTCCCAGCCATACACAGCCAACAGTTCGTCGAGCATGCGCGCCAGCGTGATGCCGTGCGTCGGGTTATTGGCTTGAGATGAAGTCATGACAATCCGAGTCCGCGATAAAGCGCGATTATACCGTGCGCCATGATGCGATTGCGTATCTTTTGCCGCGCATCAGAAGACGCACGAACAAGGAATGACACAATCGCCCTTCGGTAATTCCAATCTGCAAGGCTTTTCATGAAACTCTCGACCCGGTTATGGATAATCATCCTGACCAGCTTCCTTGGCACGCTGCTGATCGGCGGCATCGCCCTCTACGACATCCGGTTGACCCTGATTCACGAAAAACAGCACGCCATACGCACTCAATTGACCATGGCGAACACGGTTCTCGAACACTACGCCACCGCAGAGCGCCAGGGGCAAATGACTCGCGAACAGGCGCAAAGCGCCGCCCGTTCGGCCCTGGCCATGCTGCGCGACGGGGACACCTATATTTTTGCCCGTGATCGCGACCAGGTCATGGTCGTGCACCCCAAAACCGATCTGATCGGCAAAAAGGGGAATGGCGGCATGATGCCGGATGGCAAGACCTCGGTGGTCGAAGCCTACGAGGCGGCGTTGGGCCAGGGCCGCATCGGCTTCGTCGAAGTGCCCAGCACCCGTCCGGGCAGCACGGAAAGCGTTCAGAAGCTCAATGGTGTCATGCGTTTCGATGCCTGGAACTGGACGGTCGGCAGCGGCGTGTATTTGCATGACATTACAGAAACGTTCTGGCAAAGCGCCACCTTGCTGCTGGTCGGCGCGCTGGTTCTGCTCGGTATCGTCGGAGGACTGGGATTTGTCATGTCGCGGGGCATTCTGGCCACGCTCGGTGGCGAACCGGCCTTCGCGGTCAGCGTTGCCGAGCGTATCGCGTCTGGCGATCTGTCGAGCGACTTTCCGGTCAAAGGCGGTGAACACAGCCTGCTTGGCGTCATCAAGACCATGCAGACCAGTTTGCGCGGCATGATCGAACATATCGAGCAATCCTCCCGCGACCTGGCGGCGACCGCCGCCGACATGGTCGGCCACATGGACAAACTGGGTGCCGCCTCGGAAAACGCCAGTTCCTCCACGTCTTCCGCCGCCGCCGCGATCGAGGAGCTCTCCGTCAGTATCGATCAGGTACGGGACAGCGCCCGGCACACCGAAGAGGATTCGCAAGCCGTGGCGGCCCTGGCGAAAGAAGGCAGTTCGACCGTGCGCGTCGCCGTCGACAATATTCGCTCGATCTCCGGCGAAATGACCACCGCCAGCGCGCATGTCGATGAATTGAACCAGCTGACCCGCACCATCGGCGGCATCGTCGACACCATCCGCGATATCGCCGACCAGACCAACCTCTTGGCGCTGAACGCCGCCATCGAAGCGGCCCGCGCCGGCGAAACCGGCCGCGGATTCGCCGTGGTGGCTGACGAGGTCAGAAAACTGGCCGAGCGCACGTCCAAATCCACCGACGAGATCTCCGGCATCATTCAGACCGTGGTCTCGGAAACCGGCTCCGTCGCCACCCTCATCGGAACACTCTCGCCGATGGTGGACAAGGGGGTCGGGGAAGTGGGGCACGCGGCCGAGCTGCTTGGCCAGATATCGGACAAGGCCAGTGAAACGCTCGATCGGATCCACAACGTGGCTCACGCCATGTCGGAACAGAGTATCGCCGGCACCCAGATCGCCGGCAGTGTGGAAAGCGTCGCCGGGATCGTCGACGAAACCCGCAGCGCGGTGGATTTCACGGTCAGCGCCTCGGCTCATTTACGTCATTTGGCCGAGGATTTGCACCAAACCGTTTCGCGTTTTAGGCTATGAGTCGACGCACCCCAACCGATGCTCCGGCCGCTGCCCTGGCAGCGGCTTTTTACATGCCGGCAAGGAACATGTCATTACCAAAATACATGTCTTTAACATAACTTAAGATGCGGCAAAATGCATCGAAATTCGTGGGGGAAACCCGGGAAAACGCCTTTTCCGAAGCGATGCCGCGGGAACTAGGCATCCCGGAGGACAGCTGGGCGAGGACATCGGAGATGGCAGCTTTCCCGGATATATCTGCTGCGTGGACGGCAGGATGGCCGGTTATTGTTTCGGCGACAGCGGCAGTGGTGAAATCGTCGTCCTGGCCCTACTGCCGGAATACGAAGGACAGGGGACCGGCAAAACCCTGCTCGGACTCATGGTCGAGGATTTCCGCCAAGCGGGCTTCACGCGCCTCTTTCTGGGCTGCGCGGCCCGCTCTCACGGGTTCTGCCGGCATCTTGGCTGGAAACCCACCGGGCACATCGATGACTTGGGCGATGAAATTCTTGACCTTGCACTGGCATGAGAAATTAAGAAGACGCGGACTCCGGGAAGGAGAGCCGCGGCCAGGAGCGGTGCGGCACGGACAACAAAAAGCCCTTGATGGCATCCATCAAGGGCTGAGTGTCTGGCGTCCCCACGGGGAATCGAACCCCGGCCGCCGCCGTGAAAGGGCAGTGTTCTAACCGCTAAACTATGGGGACAACTGGCGCACCCGGAGCGATTCGAACGCCCGACCCTCTGGTTCGTAGCCAGATACTCTATCCAACTGAGCTACGGGTGCGCTGTTTCTGGCGGAGAAAGAGGGATTCGAACC is part of the Paludibacterium paludis genome and harbors:
- a CDS encoding GNAT family N-acetyltransferase gives rise to the protein MAGYCFGDSGSGEIVVLALLPEYEGQGTGKTLLGLMVEDFRQAGFTRLFLGCAARSHGFCRHLGWKPTGHIDDLGDEILDLALA
- a CDS encoding VF530 family DNA-binding protein → MTSSQANNPTHGITLARMLDELLAVYGWEGLAARLDVRCFRVDPSVKSSLAFLRRTPWARERFEALYVAWKSRPADSRPRLFPKRSAD
- a CDS encoding methyl-accepting chemotaxis protein; protein product: MKLSTRLWIIILTSFLGTLLIGGIALYDIRLTLIHEKQHAIRTQLTMANTVLEHYATAERQGQMTREQAQSAARSALAMLRDGDTYIFARDRDQVMVVHPKTDLIGKKGNGGMMPDGKTSVVEAYEAALGQGRIGFVEVPSTRPGSTESVQKLNGVMRFDAWNWTVGSGVYLHDITETFWQSATLLLVGALVLLGIVGGLGFVMSRGILATLGGEPAFAVSVAERIASGDLSSDFPVKGGEHSLLGVIKTMQTSLRGMIEHIEQSSRDLAATAADMVGHMDKLGAASENASSSTSSAAAAIEELSVSIDQVRDSARHTEEDSQAVAALAKEGSSTVRVAVDNIRSISGEMTTASAHVDELNQLTRTIGGIVDTIRDIADQTNLLALNAAIEAARAGETGRGFAVVADEVRKLAERTSKSTDEISGIIQTVVSETGSVATLIGTLSPMVDKGVGEVGHAAELLGQISDKASETLDRIHNVAHAMSEQSIAGTQIAGSVESVAGIVDETRSAVDFTVSASAHLRHLAEDLHQTVSRFRL